A window from Nitrosopumilus adriaticus encodes these proteins:
- a CDS encoding VOC family protein: MPRISHFDIPADDPERAQKFYKEVFDWKFEKWDGPMDYWMATTGTEEPGINGGLSKRMTGQIGISNTINVPSLDDYSKKIIEKGGQLIVPKMAIPKIGWFAQCTDTEGNMFGIIEMDEKAQ, translated from the coding sequence ATGCCAAGAATTTCTCATTTTGATATACCCGCAGATGATCCTGAAAGGGCACAAAAATTCTACAAAGAAGTGTTTGATTGGAAATTTGAGAAATGGGATGGACCAATGGACTATTGGATGGCTACCACAGGAACAGAAGAGCCCGGAATTAATGGAGGTTTATCAAAAAGAATGACAGGACAAATAGGAATATCAAATACCATTAATGTTCCATCACTTGATGACTATTCTAAAAAAATTATAGAAAAAGGTGGGCAGTTAATTGTTCCAAAAATGGCAATTCCAAAAATAGGGTGGTTTGCACAATGTACTGACACTGAAGGGAATATGTTTGGAATTATTGAAATGGATGAGAAAGCACAATAG
- a CDS encoding HD domain-containing protein: MELVKSAEFLAKKKHAVHLRKDGSTFSKHLEDVVNRLKGLGVIDEELLSAGWLHEIIEDTDVSFDDLYEQFGNRISVIVSSLTEDKTLPRKQREKAYRLQLKDASFDAKLIKLCDISANLSDLKNSDASKSKKLREIKQNRYHLSIIRKDLMSSDFPKITTLLETINHILRRYGQRVIN, translated from the coding sequence TTGGAATTAGTAAAAAGTGCAGAATTTCTTGCAAAAAAGAAACATGCGGTACATTTGAGAAAGGATGGCAGTACTTTCTCAAAGCATCTAGAAGATGTAGTGAATAGACTCAAGGGTTTAGGTGTTATTGACGAAGAACTTCTAAGTGCAGGATGGCTTCATGAGATTATTGAGGATACTGATGTCAGTTTTGATGATTTGTATGAACAATTTGGAAATAGAATTTCAGTAATTGTATCATCTTTAACTGAAGATAAAACACTACCCAGAAAGCAAAGAGAAAAAGCATACAGATTACAACTAAAAGATGCGTCATTTGATGCCAAGCTAATCAAACTTTGCGATATTTCAGCAAACTTGAGTGATTTGAAAAATTCTGATGCATCAAAATCAAAAAAACTACGAGAGATAAAACAAAATAGATATCATTTGTCTATCATTAGAAAGGATTTAATGAGTTCAGATTTTCCTAAAATAACAACATTACTAGAAACAATAAATCATATCTTAAGACGATACGGTCAAAGAGT